In one Lolium rigidum isolate FL_2022 chromosome 3, APGP_CSIRO_Lrig_0.1, whole genome shotgun sequence genomic region, the following are encoded:
- the LOC124697069 gene encoding probable carboxylesterase 15, with the protein MSGGDTAPRVVEDLFGIVQILSDGTVVRGDEPVLQPKEAYPDVPGVQWKDVVYHAVRGLRVRVYRPAPLAGSGSSKLPVLVYFHGGGYCMGSFTQPYFHSFCLRAAQELPAVVLSVQYRLAPEHRLPAAIHDGADFLSWLRGQTELGAGAGADPWLAESADFARTFVSGVSAGANLAHHVTVQVASGQLAVSPVRVVGYVLLSAFFGGAERTAAETDPPADVSLTVEMSDQFWHMSLPVGAKRDHPVANPFGPESPSLAPVDLPPALVVAPGSDVLRDHVHGYAARLKKLGKAVEVAEFEGEQHSFSVLRPFGQAADELLRVLRRFTRRPSGDAS; encoded by the coding sequence ATGTCCGGCGGCGACACGGCACCGCGCGTCGTAGAGGACTTGTTCGGCATCGTCCAGATCCTGAGCGACGGCACCGTCGTCCGCGGCGACGAGCCCGTCCTCCAGCCAAAGGAGGCGTACCCCGACGTCCCAGGCGTGCAGTGGAAAGACGTGGTGTACCACGCGGTGCGCGGCCTGAGGGTCCGCGTGTACAGGCCGGCGCCGCTggccggcagcggcagcagcaaGCTCCCGGTGCTGGTGTACTTCCACGGCGGCGGCTACTGCATGGGCTCGTTCACTCAGCCCTACTTCCACTCCTtctgcctccgcgccgcccaagAGCTTCCCGCCGTTGTGCTCTCCGTCCAGTACCGCCTCGCCCCGGAACACCGCCTCCCCGCCGCCATCCATGACGGCGCGGATTTCCTCTCGTGGCTGCGCGGCCAGACCGAGCTCGGAGCTGGCGCCGGCGCCGACCCGTGGCTGGCGGAGTCGGCCGACTTCGCGCGGACGTTCGTCTCCGGCGTATCGGCCGGCGCCAACCTGGCGCACCACGTCACCGTCCAGGTCGCGTCCGGGCAGCTCGCGGTCAGCCCGGTGCGCGTCGTCGGATACGTCCTCCTCTCCGCGTTCTTCGGCGGCGCCGAGCGCACCGCGGCCGAGACCGACCCGCCGGCGGACGTGTCCCTGACGGTGGAGATGTCCGACCAGTTCTGGCACATGTCGCTGCCGGTGGGGGCGAAAAGGGACCACCCGGTGGCCAACCCGTTCGGCCCGGAGAGCCCCAGCCTCGCGCCGGTGGACCTCCCGCCGGCGCTAGTCGTGGCGCCTGGCAGCGACGTGCTCCGCGACCACGTGCACGGGTACGCGGCgaggctgaagaagctggggaaggCCGTGGAGGTCGCCGAGTTCGAGGGAGAGCAGCACAGCTTCTCCGTCCTCCGGCCGTTCGGCCAGGCGGCCGATGAGCTGCTGCGAGTGCTCAGGCGGTTCACACGGCGACCGAGCGGTGATGCGTCGTGA